From Microlunatus capsulatus, a single genomic window includes:
- the pyrR gene encoding bifunctional pyr operon transcriptional regulator/uracil phosphoribosyltransferase PyrR, whose product MAEPATTTSRLVLDADQIQRTCARMAHQVLEANRGAEGLVVLGIPTRGVPLAERLARAMADVEGVDIPVGALDITLYRDDLRRHPTRAVGRSRLPVGVDDAVVVLVDDVLFSGRTVRAALDALGDLGRPRAVRLAVLVDRGHRELPIRADHVGKNLPTRADERVSVRLEETDGVNEVTISPGWDGAGSELSTPDEEGTR is encoded by the coding sequence GTGGCTGAGCCCGCGACGACCACGTCACGCCTGGTCCTGGACGCCGACCAGATCCAGCGGACCTGTGCCCGGATGGCCCACCAGGTGCTGGAGGCCAACCGCGGCGCCGAGGGCCTCGTCGTCCTCGGCATCCCGACCCGCGGCGTCCCCCTGGCCGAGCGGCTGGCCCGCGCGATGGCCGACGTCGAGGGCGTCGACATCCCCGTCGGGGCCCTGGACATCACGCTCTACCGCGACGACCTCCGCCGCCACCCCACCCGGGCCGTCGGCCGCAGCCGGCTGCCGGTCGGCGTCGACGACGCCGTGGTGGTGCTGGTCGACGACGTGCTCTTCTCGGGCCGCACCGTCCGGGCCGCGCTGGACGCCCTCGGCGACCTCGGCCGGCCCCGCGCCGTCCGGCTCGCGGTGCTGGTGGACCGCGGCCACCGCGAGCTGCCGATCCGCGCCGACCACGTCGGCAAGAACCTGCCCACCCGGGCCGACGAGCGGGTCAGCGTCCGGCTCGAGGAGACCGACGGGGTCAACGAGGTCACCATCTCCCCCGGCTGGGACGGCGCCGGGTCCGAGCTGAGCACGCCCGACGAGGAGGGGACCCGCTGA
- a CDS encoding aspartate carbamoyltransferase catalytic subunit: MRHLLSAADLSLAETSAILDLAEEMAQVQARPVKKLPALRGRTVVNLFFEDSTRTRSSFELAGKWLSADVINVSAKGSSVSKGESLRDTVLTVAAMGVDALVIRHGASGAPGQAAQWVDAHVLNAGDGTHEHPTQALLDAFTLRRHFRTTEPDLDTFAGKRVVIAGDVTHSRVARSNVLLLQTLGADVTLVAPPTLMPSGVETWPVTTSSDFDAVLPEADAVMMLRVQRERMSGGYFPTPREYTVGYGLTRARLASMRPGSAICHPGPMNRGLEISADAADAASSLILDQVAAGVAVRMSVLYQLLGGEDAPATPRGDL, encoded by the coding sequence ATGCGGCACCTGCTGTCCGCCGCCGACCTGAGCCTGGCCGAGACCTCGGCGATCCTCGACCTGGCCGAGGAGATGGCCCAGGTGCAGGCCCGGCCGGTCAAGAAGCTGCCCGCGCTGCGGGGCCGCACCGTCGTCAACCTGTTCTTCGAGGACTCCACCCGCACCCGGTCCTCCTTCGAGCTGGCCGGCAAGTGGCTCTCCGCCGACGTCATCAACGTCAGCGCCAAGGGCTCCTCGGTCTCCAAGGGCGAGTCGCTGCGCGACACCGTGCTGACGGTGGCCGCGATGGGCGTCGACGCGCTGGTCATCCGGCACGGCGCCTCGGGCGCCCCCGGCCAGGCCGCGCAGTGGGTCGACGCGCACGTGCTCAACGCCGGCGACGGCACCCACGAGCACCCCACCCAGGCCCTGCTCGACGCGTTCACCCTGCGCCGGCACTTCCGCACCACCGAGCCGGACCTCGACACCTTCGCCGGCAAGCGGGTCGTGATCGCCGGCGACGTCACCCACTCCCGCGTCGCCCGCAGCAACGTGCTGCTGCTGCAGACCCTGGGCGCGGACGTGACCCTGGTCGCCCCGCCCACGCTGATGCCCTCGGGCGTCGAGACGTGGCCGGTGACCACCAGCAGCGACTTCGACGCCGTGCTGCCCGAGGCCGACGCCGTGATGATGCTCCGCGTGCAGCGCGAGCGGATGTCGGGCGGCTACTTCCCGACGCCGCGAGAGTACACCGTCGGCTACGGCCTCACCCGCGCCCGGCTGGCCAGCATGAGGCCCGGTTCGGCGATCTGCCACCCCGGCCCGATGAACCGCGGCCTGGAGATCTCCGCCGACGCCGCCGACGCGGCCAGCTCCCTGATCCTCGACCAGGTGGCGGCCGGCGTGGCCGTGCGGATGAGCGTGCTCTACCAGCTGCTGGGCGGCGAGGACGCCCCGGCGACCCCCCGAGGAGATCTCTGA